Proteins co-encoded in one Desulfitobacterium hafniense DCB-2 genomic window:
- a CDS encoding RNA-binding protein, producing the protein MEYHIDRSALKFWTEKEMRLEGAHLLDLCNEALGQGQPVWTPFLGQALANWLEGILQREGLAFRLEGGFPDAERVRFLMVEDPDVLDNVPSEIRALQATPADPRGKLDHRQVLGSLMGLGLKREVIGDIRLTEQCCFVAVAQEIADFLLSQWDKAGRERIRVEAVEKDVEIPLEQGKERRITAASSRIDAVASSGFNVSRTMFQELIQQGKVKRNDRMVAKADLEVKPGDILSCRGYGRMRLLEFQETRKGRMAWNVILYTPHKH; encoded by the coding sequence ATGGAATATCATATTGACCGCAGTGCCTTGAAATTCTGGACGGAGAAAGAGATGCGGCTGGAAGGGGCTCATTTGCTGGATTTATGCAATGAGGCCTTGGGTCAAGGTCAGCCGGTATGGACTCCTTTTCTGGGACAGGCGTTAGCTAATTGGTTGGAAGGCATCCTGCAGAGGGAAGGTCTTGCCTTTCGGTTGGAGGGTGGGTTTCCCGATGCAGAAAGGGTGCGCTTTCTGATGGTCGAAGATCCGGATGTTCTGGATAATGTCCCCAGCGAGATCCGTGCTTTGCAGGCAACCCCGGCTGATCCACGGGGCAAGCTGGATCATCGTCAGGTTTTAGGCTCCCTGATGGGTTTGGGGTTGAAGCGGGAAGTTATTGGGGATATACGTTTGACTGAACAGTGCTGCTTTGTGGCCGTTGCCCAGGAGATCGCCGATTTTCTTCTTAGTCAATGGGATAAGGCGGGGAGGGAACGGATTCGTGTGGAGGCTGTGGAGAAAGATGTGGAGATTCCCCTGGAACAGGGGAAAGAGCGGCGCATTACCGCAGCATCTTCCCGCATTGATGCGGTGGCTTCCAGCGGTTTTAATGTTTCCCGGACTATGTTCCAGGAGCTTATTCAGCAGGGGAAAGTTAAACGCAATGACCGGATGGTTGCCAAAGCGGATCTGGAAGTGAAACCTGGGGATATATTATCCTGCCGCGGTTATGGCCGTATGCGTTTGCTTGAGTTTCAAGAGACCCGCAAGGGGAGAATGGCATGGAACGTCATACTATATACACCTCATAAGCATTAA
- a CDS encoding YggS family pyridoxal phosphate-dependent enzyme, producing the protein MDIYGSLSAVRQRIQQAAVKSGRDPSAIKLLAVSKTMSAGTVQRAYEAGQRSFAENRVQEWQDKVTQLPADCEWHLIGRLQTNKVKYLDERINLIHSLDRLSLLETLESQGAQRNIIWPTLVQVNIARDSQKAGLLAEEVEDFLREAAGCQHIQVYGLMTIGALGASPEDTQGFFRELRLLKERLQQKNLPHVNLKELSMGMSQDFGWAIQEGSTIIRVGRQIFGERIDLNHE; encoded by the coding sequence ATGGATATTTATGGAAGTTTATCTGCTGTGCGGCAGAGGATTCAGCAGGCTGCAGTGAAAAGCGGCCGGGATCCATCCGCAATCAAGCTGTTGGCAGTAAGTAAAACCATGAGTGCCGGGACGGTGCAAAGGGCATATGAAGCAGGACAGCGGTCTTTCGCCGAAAACAGGGTTCAGGAATGGCAGGATAAGGTAACACAGCTTCCGGCGGATTGCGAATGGCATCTCATTGGCCGTTTGCAAACCAATAAAGTGAAGTATCTGGATGAGAGGATCAATCTTATCCACTCTCTGGACAGGCTTAGCTTGTTAGAGACCTTAGAAAGCCAAGGAGCTCAGCGAAATATTATCTGGCCTACCCTCGTCCAGGTTAATATTGCCCGGGACTCACAAAAGGCAGGATTATTGGCCGAAGAAGTGGAGGATTTCCTGAGGGAGGCAGCGGGTTGTCAGCATATCCAGGTCTATGGATTGATGACCATCGGTGCCTTGGGTGCTTCCCCTGAGGATACTCAAGGTTTTTTCCGGGAGCTTCGTCTGCTCAAGGAGCGGCTTCAGCAGAAAAATCTGCCCCATGTGAACCTCAAAGAGCTATCTATGGGGATGAGTCAGGATTTTGGGTGGGCGATTCAGGAAGGGTCCACCATCATCCGGGTGGGAAGACAAATCTTTGGCGAACGAATAGATTTGAATCATGAGTGA
- the gcvT gene encoding glycine cleavage system aminomethyltransferase GcvT codes for MTELKRTPLYEQHRRAGAKLIDFGGWEMPVQYAGVIEEHKAVRSKAGLFDVSHMGEVELKGKDSLAFLQYLLTNDVSRIQDNQIQYSPMCTSAGGVVDDLLVYRYSREHFLLVVNASNTDKDFAWMQAQAEGFEISLENRSGDFAQLALQGPWAEKILQKLTSMDLAQINYYWFKHGEVDGVLCLISRTGYTGEDGFEIYLPPEHAPRMWERILEVGGSEGVQPIGLGARDTLRFEARLPLYGNELGPDITPLEAGLGFFVKLEKDNFIGKEALSAQKEKGVPRKLVGLEMIERGIARSHYPLQKEGKEIGFITSGSFSPTLNKNIALGLIPPEYAQIGETLDVIIRGKAVKARIIPSLFYKRQG; via the coding sequence GTGACGGAACTAAAAAGAACACCACTGTATGAGCAGCACCGCCGGGCCGGTGCGAAGCTCATTGATTTCGGCGGCTGGGAAATGCCGGTTCAATACGCCGGAGTCATTGAGGAGCACAAGGCCGTGCGCAGCAAAGCGGGGCTTTTTGATGTCTCTCATATGGGTGAGGTGGAGTTGAAGGGAAAGGATAGCCTTGCTTTTTTGCAGTACCTATTGACCAATGATGTGTCGCGAATTCAGGATAACCAGATTCAGTATTCCCCCATGTGCACCTCTGCTGGGGGTGTGGTGGATGATCTGCTGGTCTATCGTTATAGCCGGGAGCATTTTTTGCTGGTGGTCAATGCCTCCAATACGGATAAGGATTTTGCCTGGATGCAGGCTCAAGCTGAGGGCTTCGAAATAAGTCTGGAAAATCGCTCCGGGGACTTTGCCCAATTGGCTTTGCAAGGCCCTTGGGCGGAGAAAATCCTGCAAAAGCTGACAAGTATGGATTTAGCACAGATCAACTACTATTGGTTTAAGCATGGGGAAGTGGACGGAGTCCTTTGCCTGATTTCCAGGACAGGTTATACCGGGGAAGACGGCTTTGAAATTTACCTGCCTCCCGAGCATGCTCCCCGGATGTGGGAAAGAATTCTCGAGGTTGGAGGGTCGGAGGGAGTTCAGCCCATTGGTCTGGGCGCCCGGGATACTCTCCGTTTTGAAGCCAGGCTGCCTTTATACGGCAATGAACTGGGGCCGGATATCACACCTTTGGAGGCCGGGCTAGGGTTTTTTGTCAAGCTGGAGAAGGATAACTTTATCGGTAAAGAGGCGTTATCAGCCCAGAAGGAAAAGGGAGTGCCGAGAAAGTTGGTAGGCCTGGAAATGATCGAACGGGGCATAGCCCGCTCCCATTATCCCCTTCAGAAAGAGGGTAAAGAAATCGGCTTTATTACTTCAGGTTCTTTTTCACCTACTTTAAACAAAAACATTGCCCTTGGCTTGATTCCCCCGGAGTATGCTCAAATAGGGGAAACCTTGGATGTGATCATTCGTGGGAAAGCCGTTAAAGCCCGGATTATTCCTTCACTGTTCTACAAACGGCAGGGGTAA
- a CDS encoding DivIVA domain-containing protein: MALTPIDIQNKEFRKGVRGYNTEEVNKFLESISKEYEGVYAEIFELRDKVQRLEAELKQYKQLESTLQQTMVLAQQTADDVKQAARHEAELLLKEAEQEKTKRMSEAQKKLNQVNDEIEDLQKRREMIRTQLKSFLLAQLDLAEAFDKDRVS, translated from the coding sequence ATGGCATTAACTCCCATCGATATTCAAAATAAAGAGTTTCGCAAAGGGGTTCGGGGTTATAATACTGAAGAAGTAAATAAGTTTTTGGAAAGCATCAGCAAAGAATATGAGGGGGTCTATGCTGAGATTTTTGAACTGAGAGACAAAGTCCAGCGTCTTGAGGCGGAGTTAAAGCAGTATAAGCAGTTGGAGTCTACTTTGCAGCAGACCATGGTCCTGGCTCAACAGACCGCTGACGATGTGAAGCAAGCGGCACGGCATGAAGCTGAGCTGCTCTTAAAGGAAGCTGAACAAGAGAAGACAAAGCGTATGAGTGAGGCGCAGAAGAAACTGAATCAAGTAAACGATGAAATTGAAGATCTGCAAAAACGCCGGGAAATGATTCGTACCCAATTAAAGTCTTTCTTGCTTGCTCAGCTTGATTTAGCAGAAGCTTTTGACAAAGATCGTGTTTCTTGA
- a CDS encoding HlyD family efflux transporter periplasmic adaptor subunit → MKRRSPRRGIYKVVRVFGVSVFLLLLLGSLGWVYRSSFLTGSLKVEIARQGSIDHLQTVAAVFANEETLLKAPGAGTTEFLVQEGERVRKGDLIARIHSGGVVLGQENAAAAHDLYASSGGIVFSVIDGLETYLTPENLLAMDVGKILQPTQELSTTQEAQEAQEPSPPQSSGSVAAGKVIGKIVNNLKPTVAVLKVEPKGYEVGKSVKLIIDDQNYSAKILRLLDNPHGLVVQFNQYINGTSQKRLQDISLVQRPSVSGVLVPKSSLWSKGEEQGVYVVKEGAIQYRKVKILDQNDQVICVENLPHGIPVITNPRTGIDGLIMNIKNVSQS, encoded by the coding sequence ATGAAGAGGAGGAGCCCAAGGAGGGGAATTTATAAAGTTGTTCGGGTGTTTGGTGTCAGCGTTTTTCTTCTTCTTCTCTTGGGTTCGCTGGGATGGGTTTACCGTTCCAGCTTCCTGACAGGATCTCTTAAGGTTGAGATCGCCAGGCAAGGGAGTATTGACCATCTCCAGACTGTCGCGGCGGTTTTTGCCAATGAGGAAACCTTGCTTAAAGCACCTGGCGCAGGAACAACCGAGTTTCTGGTTCAGGAAGGAGAAAGAGTACGCAAGGGGGACCTGATCGCCAGGATTCATTCCGGAGGGGTGGTGCTGGGACAGGAGAATGCCGCTGCCGCCCATGACCTCTATGCCTCCAGCGGCGGTATCGTCTTTTCTGTCATCGATGGATTGGAAACGTATTTAACCCCTGAAAATCTCCTGGCCATGGATGTGGGTAAAATTCTTCAACCGACCCAGGAGCTATCCACAACTCAGGAAGCTCAGGAAGCTCAGGAGCCGTCCCCCCCTCAGAGCAGCGGGAGTGTGGCGGCAGGAAAAGTGATCGGTAAGATAGTCAACAATCTCAAACCTACGGTGGCGGTGCTCAAAGTTGAGCCTAAGGGGTATGAGGTAGGGAAAAGCGTTAAGCTGATCATTGATGATCAGAATTACAGTGCCAAGATTCTGCGCCTTCTGGATAATCCCCATGGTCTGGTCGTTCAATTTAACCAATATATCAATGGGACAAGCCAAAAGAGGCTCCAGGATATTTCCCTTGTGCAGAGACCTTCGGTCAGCGGGGTGCTTGTTCCTAAGAGCAGCTTGTGGAGTAAAGGGGAAGAGCAGGGGGTCTATGTGGTTAAGGAAGGGGCTATTCAGTACCGCAAAGTCAAGATTTTGGATCAAAATGACCAGGTCATTTGTGTTGAGAACCTGCCCCATGGAATTCCCGTCATCACTAATCCCCGAACGGGCATCGATGGGCTGATCATGAATATAAAAAATGTTTCTCAATCTTAA
- a CDS encoding sugar diacid recognition domain-containing protein has protein sequence MRLTESLANRIVDLIYTESGFHGIVCDATGTIIADSAKQRVGIAHAGAHRIMTTSIQDIKITAEDEMNSQGKQREGMNIAIVLEGEKLGTFGVAGPLDSVSPVAKVTAAMIAFLLRDEELKEVLKAHVERMGEALEQAAGAIQEMAASSEEVAGVSQTVATVAQNAKEHVKATEGVTEFIRRVSKQTNLLGLNAAIEAARAGEQGKGFSVVAGEVRKLADESNRSANEINNLLSTFQDTMEEIANGVFQNNVIAQEQAKATQEIAQMVEELQQVGTELNELAHKL, from the coding sequence ATGAGGCTTACAGAAAGTCTGGCCAACCGGATTGTGGATTTGATTTATACCGAAAGTGGGTTTCATGGCATTGTTTGTGACGCTACGGGGACCATTATCGCCGATTCGGCTAAACAGCGGGTTGGCATTGCCCATGCGGGTGCACACCGCATCATGACGACCTCTATCCAAGACATTAAAATCACTGCGGAAGATGAAATGAATTCTCAGGGAAAACAACGGGAAGGCATGAACATTGCCATTGTCCTCGAGGGGGAAAAGCTGGGGACCTTTGGCGTGGCCGGCCCTTTGGATAGCGTTAGTCCTGTAGCGAAGGTCACAGCGGCGATGATTGCTTTTTTACTCCGGGATGAGGAGCTGAAAGAGGTTCTCAAGGCTCATGTGGAGAGGATGGGAGAGGCTCTGGAACAAGCGGCTGGGGCTATCCAGGAAATGGCGGCTTCTTCGGAAGAGGTGGCGGGGGTGAGCCAGACTGTGGCTACGGTAGCCCAGAATGCCAAAGAGCATGTTAAGGCCACGGAAGGTGTCACCGAATTCATTCGCCGGGTGTCGAAGCAGACCAATCTTTTAGGGCTTAATGCGGCCATTGAAGCGGCCCGTGCCGGAGAACAAGGAAAAGGATTCTCGGTAGTGGCGGGAGAAGTGCGCAAGCTGGCCGATGAAAGCAACCGTTCAGCCAATGAAATCAATAATTTGCTGAGCACCTTTCAGGATACCATGGAAGAGATCGCCAATGGGGTGTTTCAAAACAATGTCATAGCTCAAGAACAAGCTAAGGCCACTCAGGAGATTGCTCAGATGGTGGAGGAGCTGCAGCAGGTCGGCACTGAATTAAACGAGCTGGCCCACAAGCTGTAA
- a CDS encoding cell division protein SepF, whose translation MAKLFDKVIGIMGFADDDYEEDYFEEEEEKEEVREETRGTGNRKGAQVVSIHTQKQIKVVVMEPQAFEDSQSIADQLRNRRPVIVNLENAERNLAKRIVDFVSGATYALGGNMQKVGNGIFLFVPNNVDISGEMKDDFKEKGFFWSLTK comes from the coding sequence ATGGCTAAATTATTTGACAAAGTGATTGGTATTATGGGTTTTGCAGACGATGATTATGAGGAAGATTATTTCGAGGAAGAAGAGGAGAAAGAAGAAGTCCGGGAAGAGACCAGAGGGACCGGCAATCGCAAAGGGGCTCAGGTGGTCAGTATTCACACCCAAAAGCAAATCAAAGTGGTAGTGATGGAACCCCAGGCCTTTGAAGATTCGCAAAGCATCGCCGATCAATTGAGAAACCGCCGTCCTGTAATTGTTAATCTGGAAAATGCTGAACGCAATTTGGCAAAGCGGATTGTGGATTTTGTCAGCGGCGCTACCTATGCTTTAGGCGGAAATATGCAAAAAGTCGGCAACGGCATTTTCCTCTTTGTGCCTAATAATGTGGATATATCCGGAGAAATGAAGGATGATTTTAAAGAGAAAGGCTTCTTTTGGTCTCTCACTAAATAA
- a CDS encoding YggT family protein, with protein sequence MIIIIFVYQVADKVLLILMYAIILRALLSWIPNLPYNAFVRILHDITDPLIRPFERLQFGGPGFAIGLAPLIAYFVLMLVRSILLPGIFSFLLRL encoded by the coding sequence GTGATTATTATAATTTTTGTTTATCAAGTAGCGGATAAGGTGCTCCTGATTTTGATGTACGCCATCATTTTGCGTGCTTTGTTATCATGGATTCCCAATCTGCCTTACAATGCTTTTGTGCGCATCCTGCATGATATTACGGATCCCTTGATAAGGCCCTTTGAGCGTCTTCAATTTGGCGGGCCTGGTTTTGCCATTGGTTTGGCGCCGCTTATTGCCTATTTCGTGCTGATGCTGGTTCGCTCCATCTTGCTTCCTGGGATATTCAGCTTTTTGCTTCGTCTCTAA
- the ileS gene encoding isoleucine--tRNA ligase codes for MDYRNTLNLPETDFPMRGNLPQREPEILQKWEEEDIYATVQKARAGRPKFVLHDGPPYANGDIHLGHALNKVIKDIIVKYKTMAGFDAPYVPGWDTHGLPIEQQVIKKLGVNRHAVSVVEFRRMCKEYAKKYISIQKEQFKRLGVRGDWQNPYLTLEKEYEAAQIGVFGKMARKKYIYKGLKPVYWCPSCETALAEAEIEYAEKTSHAIYVKFPVKEGKGVLTDENTFVIIWTTTPWTLPANLAITLHEEFSYVQVQVEKEHWLVAEGMLESLRSLWNLELPVEKRFVGKELEGVICKHPFIERDSVLILGEHVTLEAGTGCVHTAPGHGEEDFNVGKKYGLPVLCPVDHQGKFTAEGGAYAGMKVDKANPVIIEDLKNLHALVHEDKIKHSYAHCWRCNNPIIYRATEQWFASIDGFRKAALEEIDKVQWIPSWGKDRIYNMIADRGDWCISRQRTWGVPIPIFYCEDCGKEIISDETIAKVQEIFREEGSDAWFLRPAAELLPEGFTCACGGKSFRKETDIMDVWFDSGTSHTSVLMERKELAWPADLYMEGSDQHRGWFNSSLSTSVAAYGKAPYKAVLTHGFLVDEKGRKMSKSLGNGVDPLQVTKEMGADILRLWVCAADYKNDVAVSPRIMKQMSEAYRKIRNTLRFLLSNLNDFDPAKDRVAYKDLPEIDRWALLQLGKVTQRVLQGYEKYEFHWVYHSVHNFCAVELSAIYLDIVKDRLYVEGKNSTLRRASQTVLYDVLNALVRLMAPVLTYTADEIWPYVPGVPAGSHVQTEEMPEALPQWLDEALEKKWDTLLAVRSEVTKALEKARQDKLINHPLTAQVDLYPNAELEGFLRGIPNLSEIFIVSAVQLHSAGEEKPEGLSMAEDLAGFGIAVNSAAGEKCERCWIYDTGVGENQEHPTLCPRCASVVSHL; via the coding sequence ATGGATTACCGGAATACATTGAATTTACCGGAAACGGACTTTCCGATGCGGGGAAACCTGCCCCAGCGGGAGCCGGAAATTTTGCAGAAATGGGAAGAAGAAGATATCTATGCTACGGTGCAAAAGGCCCGGGCAGGGCGGCCGAAATTTGTTCTTCACGATGGCCCTCCTTATGCCAATGGTGATATTCACCTTGGCCATGCTCTGAATAAAGTGATCAAAGACATTATCGTTAAATACAAAACCATGGCAGGGTTCGACGCCCCCTATGTTCCCGGCTGGGATACTCATGGTCTGCCCATCGAGCAACAGGTCATCAAGAAATTAGGGGTTAATCGCCATGCTGTTTCGGTGGTGGAATTCCGCCGGATGTGCAAAGAGTATGCCAAAAAATATATCAGCATTCAGAAAGAGCAGTTTAAGCGGTTAGGTGTGCGGGGAGATTGGCAGAATCCTTATTTAACCCTGGAGAAAGAGTATGAGGCTGCTCAAATCGGAGTCTTTGGTAAAATGGCCCGCAAGAAATACATCTATAAAGGCTTAAAGCCGGTCTACTGGTGTCCTTCTTGTGAAACGGCTTTGGCGGAAGCGGAGATCGAGTATGCTGAGAAGACCTCCCATGCCATCTATGTCAAGTTCCCCGTTAAGGAAGGAAAAGGGGTCCTTACTGATGAAAACACTTTTGTCATCATCTGGACCACTACCCCTTGGACTTTGCCTGCCAACCTGGCCATTACCCTGCATGAAGAGTTCAGCTATGTCCAGGTGCAGGTGGAGAAGGAGCATTGGCTGGTTGCTGAAGGGATGCTGGAGAGCCTGCGTTCCCTTTGGAACCTTGAACTCCCCGTGGAAAAGCGTTTCGTAGGCAAAGAGCTGGAAGGTGTTATCTGTAAGCATCCTTTCATCGAGCGGGATTCTGTACTCATTCTGGGAGAGCATGTTACCCTGGAAGCAGGAACAGGCTGTGTTCATACCGCTCCCGGACATGGGGAAGAAGACTTTAATGTGGGTAAAAAATATGGGCTGCCTGTGCTTTGCCCTGTGGATCATCAAGGGAAGTTTACCGCTGAGGGCGGGGCCTATGCAGGCATGAAAGTGGACAAAGCGAACCCGGTGATCATTGAAGATCTTAAGAATCTCCACGCCTTGGTTCATGAGGATAAAATAAAGCATAGCTATGCTCATTGCTGGCGTTGCAATAACCCCATTATCTATCGGGCCACAGAGCAATGGTTTGCTTCCATCGATGGCTTCCGCAAAGCGGCCCTGGAGGAAATCGACAAGGTGCAATGGATTCCTTCCTGGGGCAAGGACCGTATTTATAACATGATAGCTGATCGGGGAGACTGGTGCATTTCCCGGCAACGGACCTGGGGGGTTCCCATTCCCATTTTCTACTGTGAGGATTGCGGGAAAGAGATCATTAGCGATGAGACCATTGCCAAGGTTCAGGAGATCTTCCGTGAGGAAGGGTCTGACGCCTGGTTTCTCCGTCCCGCCGCCGAACTTTTGCCGGAAGGATTCACCTGTGCCTGCGGTGGTAAGTCTTTCCGCAAAGAGACAGATATCATGGATGTTTGGTTCGACTCCGGAACCAGCCATACCAGCGTCTTGATGGAACGGAAGGAGCTCGCCTGGCCCGCCGACCTCTATATGGAAGGATCGGACCAACACCGGGGCTGGTTTAACTCCTCCTTGTCCACATCGGTAGCCGCTTATGGAAAAGCTCCTTATAAGGCAGTTCTGACTCATGGTTTCCTGGTGGACGAAAAAGGACGCAAAATGTCTAAGTCCCTGGGCAATGGAGTGGACCCCCTGCAGGTAACGAAGGAGATGGGGGCGGATATCTTAAGACTCTGGGTGTGCGCCGCCGATTATAAGAACGATGTGGCGGTATCACCGCGGATTATGAAGCAAATGTCCGAAGCCTATCGCAAGATCCGCAACACCTTAAGATTCCTGCTGAGCAATCTCAATGATTTTGATCCGGCCAAGGACCGGGTGGCTTACAAGGATTTGCCGGAGATTGACCGTTGGGCTCTGCTGCAGCTGGGCAAAGTGACTCAGCGGGTATTGCAGGGGTACGAGAAGTACGAATTCCACTGGGTTTATCATTCGGTGCATAACTTCTGCGCTGTGGAACTAAGCGCCATTTACCTGGATATCGTGAAAGATCGGCTTTATGTGGAAGGAAAGAATTCCACTCTGCGCCGCGCCTCTCAGACCGTGCTCTACGATGTTCTCAATGCCCTGGTACGCTTGATGGCGCCGGTGCTGACCTATACGGCGGATGAGATTTGGCCTTATGTCCCAGGGGTGCCCGCTGGTTCCCATGTCCAAACTGAGGAAATGCCCGAGGCCCTTCCGCAATGGCTGGATGAAGCGCTGGAGAAAAAATGGGATACTCTGTTGGCGGTCCGCTCCGAGGTAACAAAAGCCTTGGAAAAAGCCCGTCAGGATAAATTGATCAACCATCCTTTGACAGCTCAGGTAGACCTGTATCCCAATGCTGAGCTGGAAGGATTCTTAAGAGGTATTCCCAATCTGTCGGAAATCTTCATCGTCTCGGCAGTTCAGCTCCATAGTGCAGGCGAAGAGAAGCCTGAGGGCCTGAGCATGGCAGAAGACCTGGCTGGTTTCGGTATAGCCGTGAACTCGGCGGCAGGAGAAAAATGCGAGCGCTGCTGGATTTACGATACAGGAGTTGGGGAGAATCAGGAGCATCCCACCCTCTGCCCCCGCTGTGCCTCTGTTGTAAGCCATCTCTAA